In Bradysia coprophila strain Holo2 unplaced genomic scaffold, BU_Bcop_v1 contig_350, whole genome shotgun sequence, a genomic segment contains:
- the LOC119081045 gene encoding sodium-dependent glucose transporter 1-like isoform X2: MTTDGFIANYMNRQIIVMAALAGIAFSLYMIPHCPTQMVFFVVGAVFGLASGLYDAAQVVWIIEIWQEKAGPFILSQHLFYAIGANIPSLVIAPFLDEHDTLITERSSRIYIPFTILGAISTSALLFQLLLFIFCRYYKPPMYVSKNNDDVSTRTDVNATDAKIFGINVNKLKLIAVTSVFLGAHQGMEACTQQFIPIFGQYSDLKLTESASAYVLTSLTAAYAVGRAIGVIIIFKVRPEIIICINFVLIFVANCILLIWASNNLTMFWIGCIMIGAGFSTMFPTFCAFMEKYLVFTNAVGSIVCVVASVFASTYPLIVGHLIKERAVVLTYTNFFSTVVCILAMISGYLLVRRIKVRV, translated from the exons AT GACTACAGATGGATTCATTGCAAATTACATGAACCGGCAAATAATTGTAATGGCAGCTCTAGCCGGTATTgcattttcattgtacatgATACCGCACTGTCCAACTCAaatggtgttttttgttgttggcgCGGTGTTTGGACTCGCTTCTGGATTATACGATGCAGCGCAGGTCGTATGGATAATCGAAATATGGCAAGAAAAAGCTGGCCCGTTCATATTGTCTCAACACCTTTTTTATGCAATTGGTGCCAATATTCCGTCCCTTGTCATTGCTCCGTTTCTTGATGAACACGATACTTTAATCACAGAGCGTTCTTCCAGAATATACATACCGTTCACCATTTTGGGAGCAATATCTACGTCAGCATTACTATTCCAATTATTGCTGTTCATATTTTGCAGATACTATAAGCCGCCAATGTACGTTAGCAAAAATAACGATGACGTTTCAACCCGGACCGATGTGAATGCTACCgatgcaaaaatatttggaattaatgtaaacaaattaaaGCTGATTGCTGTCACTAGCGTCTTTTTAGGAGCTCACCAAGGTATGGAAGCCTGCACACAGCAGTTCATTCCGATATTCGGTCAATATAGTGATCTCAAACTGACCGAATCCGCATCCGCATATGTTTTGACCTCATTGACGGCGGCATATGCTGTCGGTCGGGCAATCGGGGtcataatcattttcaaaGTACGCCcggaaataataatttgcataaatttcgTGTTGATTTTTGTTGCGAATTGCATTCTTCTAATATGGGCGAGCAATAATCTGACTATGTTTTGGATTGGCTGCATAATGATTGGAGCCGGTTTCTCAACGATGTTTCCCACTTTTTGTGCATTCATGGAAAAGTATTTAGTATTTACTAATGCAGTTGGTTCGATTGTTTGTGTAGTGGCTTCAGTATTTGCTTCCACATACCCTTTAATTGTGGGACATTTGATAAAAGAACGGGCTGTAGTTCTAACATACACTAATTTCTTTAGTACAGTTGTGTGTATATTAGCTATGATATCGGGATACTTGCTGGTGCGCCGAATAAAAGTGAGAGTTTGA
- the LOC119081048 gene encoding nuclear factor interleukin-3-regulated protein isoform X1: MLTDPGVFPSSDVIRQRMMVAEFVARQQSGSPVNGETPNQNHNNSNMPNGMPSPNSYGHDNSHNSMLIGPGPMSPNSEDGFPPGYDIAAHIKRKELFTQRKQREFIPDNKKDDSYWDRRRRNNEAAKRSREKRRFNDMVLEQRVVELTKENHVLKAQLDAIKDKYDICGENLVDVATIMATLPTAEQVLSITKRAKLNNGVPSSIIYPQSPSPVPTSVIHQPVSMDHSPSPIHHHYLSRASSPHPNEQSSYMRESESYAHYSNYPSIIPNGNGNGMIDQPFDNASNASTNVLNLSRRAPSPYEISSGTGSGAGSGDDEHSEVQSPDMNNSLPLKLRHKSHLGDKDAATALLALQHIKQEPSSRLSPPWDGEGSSDERDSGISIDTGDWNMQRKIVLPVVGAGSVSVTGSEKEENIHLKSQIARLESEVATIKNLMIMNTSGVATAQ, encoded by the exons ATGCTGACAGATCCAGGTGTATTTCCATCATCAG ATGTTATACGGCAACGAATGATGGTTGCCGAATTTGTAGCCCGACAGCAGTCCGGCTCACCTGTTAACGGTGAGACACCAAATCAAAATCACAACAACTCAAATATGCCGAACGGAATGCCATCGCCTAACTCTTACGGACACGACAACTCACACAATTCAATGCTAATCGGTCCCGGCCCAATGTCGCCAAACAGTGAAGATGGATTTCCGCCCGGTTACGACATTGCCGCTCACATAAAACGAAAAGAGTTATTCACACAACGGAAGCAGCGTGAATTCATACCAGACAATAAGAAGGATGACAGCTATTGGGACCGACGCCGGCGAAATAATGAAGCAGCCAAGCGATCCAGAGAGAAGCGACGTTTTAACGATATGGTTTTGGAGCAACGAGTCGTTGAATTGACTAAAGAGAACCACGTTCTGAAGGCCCAGTTGGATGCAATTAAAGACAAATATGACATTTGCGGAGAGAATTTAGTCGACGTGGCCACAATCATGGCTACACTACCAACAGCCGAACAAGTATTAAGTATCACAAAACGGGCCAAACTCAACAATGGCGTACCATCATCCATAATATATCCACAATCACCAAGCCCAGTACCCACATCAGTTATCCATCAACCAGTTTCCATGGACCATTCACCATCTCCAATTCACCACCACTACCTATCCCGCGCATCCAGTCCACATCCCAATGAGCAATCCTCGTATATGCGCGAGTCTGAGTCATATGCCCACTACAGCAATTATCCGTCGATTATTCCGAATGGCAATGGAAATGGCATGATTGACCAACCGTTCGACAACGCATCAAATGCATCAACGAACGTTTTAAATCTTTCACGTCGTGCGCCCTCACCTTATGAAATATCAAGTGGTACAGGTTCCGGTGCCGGTTCTGGTGACGACGAACACAGTGAAGTTCAATCACCCGACATGAATAACAGTTTGCCATTAAAATTACGACACAAATCCCATTTGGGCGATAAGGATGCGGCAACAGCACTGCTAGCATTACAACATATCAAACAGGAACCCAGTTCCAGACTATCACCGCCGTGGGACGGAGAAGGCAGCAGTGACGAAAGAGATTCGGGCATTTCAATCGATACAGGCGATTGGAATAtgcaacgaaaaattgttttgccgGTGGTTGGGGCTGGAAGTGTCTCAGTGACTGGTAGTGAGAAGGAAGAGAATATCCATTTGAAAAGTCAAATTGCTAGGCTAGAATCGGAGGtagcaacaataaaaaatttaatgataatGAATACCAGTGGCGTAGCAACGGCACAGTAA
- the LOC119081045 gene encoding sodium-dependent glucose transporter 1-like isoform X1 encodes MDKSDKSIEKALPPTHPKKLKVLTTAAIYLGNISLGFVINAISPALEDIRVKYNVGIEEISVIFTVILVFYCVGAVAYGFIANYMNRQIIVMAALAGIAFSLYMIPHCPTQMVFFVVGAVFGLASGLYDAAQVVWIIEIWQEKAGPFILSQHLFYAIGANIPSLVIAPFLDEHDTLITERSSRIYIPFTILGAISTSALLFQLLLFIFCRYYKPPMYVSKNNDDVSTRTDVNATDAKIFGINVNKLKLIAVTSVFLGAHQGMEACTQQFIPIFGQYSDLKLTESASAYVLTSLTAAYAVGRAIGVIIIFKVRPEIIICINFVLIFVANCILLIWASNNLTMFWIGCIMIGAGFSTMFPTFCAFMEKYLVFTNAVGSIVCVVASVFASTYPLIVGHLIKERAVVLTYTNFFSTVVCILAMISGYLLVRRIKVRV; translated from the exons ATGGATAAAAGTGATAAGTCAATAGAAAAGGCGTTACCGCCGACGCATccaaagaaattaaaagttttgacAACAGCAGCAATTTACCTAGGGAATATCAGTTTG GGATTTGTCATAAACGCGATTTCGCCAGCATTAGAAGACATAAGAGTGAAGTACAATGTTGGTATCGAAGAAATTTCGGTTATATTTACAGTGATACTAGTCTTTTATTGCGTTGGAGCTGTAGCAT ATGGATTCATTGCAAATTACATGAACCGGCAAATAATTGTAATGGCAGCTCTAGCCGGTATTgcattttcattgtacatgATACCGCACTGTCCAACTCAaatggtgttttttgttgttggcgCGGTGTTTGGACTCGCTTCTGGATTATACGATGCAGCGCAGGTCGTATGGATAATCGAAATATGGCAAGAAAAAGCTGGCCCGTTCATATTGTCTCAACACCTTTTTTATGCAATTGGTGCCAATATTCCGTCCCTTGTCATTGCTCCGTTTCTTGATGAACACGATACTTTAATCACAGAGCGTTCTTCCAGAATATACATACCGTTCACCATTTTGGGAGCAATATCTACGTCAGCATTACTATTCCAATTATTGCTGTTCATATTTTGCAGATACTATAAGCCGCCAATGTACGTTAGCAAAAATAACGATGACGTTTCAACCCGGACCGATGTGAATGCTACCgatgcaaaaatatttggaattaatgtaaacaaattaaaGCTGATTGCTGTCACTAGCGTCTTTTTAGGAGCTCACCAAGGTATGGAAGCCTGCACACAGCAGTTCATTCCGATATTCGGTCAATATAGTGATCTCAAACTGACCGAATCCGCATCCGCATATGTTTTGACCTCATTGACGGCGGCATATGCTGTCGGTCGGGCAATCGGGGtcataatcattttcaaaGTACGCCcggaaataataatttgcataaatttcgTGTTGATTTTTGTTGCGAATTGCATTCTTCTAATATGGGCGAGCAATAATCTGACTATGTTTTGGATTGGCTGCATAATGATTGGAGCCGGTTTCTCAACGATGTTTCCCACTTTTTGTGCATTCATGGAAAAGTATTTAGTATTTACTAATGCAGTTGGTTCGATTGTTTGTGTAGTGGCTTCAGTATTTGCTTCCACATACCCTTTAATTGTGGGACATTTGATAAAAGAACGGGCTGTAGTTCTAACATACACTAATTTCTTTAGTACAGTTGTGTGTATATTAGCTATGATATCGGGATACTTGCTGGTGCGCCGAATAAAAGTGAGAGTTTGA
- the LOC119081048 gene encoding nuclear factor interleukin-3-regulated protein isoform X2, with amino-acid sequence MMVAEFVARQQSGSPVNGETPNQNHNNSNMPNGMPSPNSYGHDNSHNSMLIGPGPMSPNSEDGFPPGYDIAAHIKRKELFTQRKQREFIPDNKKDDSYWDRRRRNNEAAKRSREKRRFNDMVLEQRVVELTKENHVLKAQLDAIKDKYDICGENLVDVATIMATLPTAEQVLSITKRAKLNNGVPSSIIYPQSPSPVPTSVIHQPVSMDHSPSPIHHHYLSRASSPHPNEQSSYMRESESYAHYSNYPSIIPNGNGNGMIDQPFDNASNASTNVLNLSRRAPSPYEISSGTGSGAGSGDDEHSEVQSPDMNNSLPLKLRHKSHLGDKDAATALLALQHIKQEPSSRLSPPWDGEGSSDERDSGISIDTGDWNMQRKIVLPVVGAGSVSVTGSEKEENIHLKSQIARLESEVATIKNLMIMNTSGVATAQ; translated from the coding sequence ATGATGGTTGCCGAATTTGTAGCCCGACAGCAGTCCGGCTCACCTGTTAACGGTGAGACACCAAATCAAAATCACAACAACTCAAATATGCCGAACGGAATGCCATCGCCTAACTCTTACGGACACGACAACTCACACAATTCAATGCTAATCGGTCCCGGCCCAATGTCGCCAAACAGTGAAGATGGATTTCCGCCCGGTTACGACATTGCCGCTCACATAAAACGAAAAGAGTTATTCACACAACGGAAGCAGCGTGAATTCATACCAGACAATAAGAAGGATGACAGCTATTGGGACCGACGCCGGCGAAATAATGAAGCAGCCAAGCGATCCAGAGAGAAGCGACGTTTTAACGATATGGTTTTGGAGCAACGAGTCGTTGAATTGACTAAAGAGAACCACGTTCTGAAGGCCCAGTTGGATGCAATTAAAGACAAATATGACATTTGCGGAGAGAATTTAGTCGACGTGGCCACAATCATGGCTACACTACCAACAGCCGAACAAGTATTAAGTATCACAAAACGGGCCAAACTCAACAATGGCGTACCATCATCCATAATATATCCACAATCACCAAGCCCAGTACCCACATCAGTTATCCATCAACCAGTTTCCATGGACCATTCACCATCTCCAATTCACCACCACTACCTATCCCGCGCATCCAGTCCACATCCCAATGAGCAATCCTCGTATATGCGCGAGTCTGAGTCATATGCCCACTACAGCAATTATCCGTCGATTATTCCGAATGGCAATGGAAATGGCATGATTGACCAACCGTTCGACAACGCATCAAATGCATCAACGAACGTTTTAAATCTTTCACGTCGTGCGCCCTCACCTTATGAAATATCAAGTGGTACAGGTTCCGGTGCCGGTTCTGGTGACGACGAACACAGTGAAGTTCAATCACCCGACATGAATAACAGTTTGCCATTAAAATTACGACACAAATCCCATTTGGGCGATAAGGATGCGGCAACAGCACTGCTAGCATTACAACATATCAAACAGGAACCCAGTTCCAGACTATCACCGCCGTGGGACGGAGAAGGCAGCAGTGACGAAAGAGATTCGGGCATTTCAATCGATACAGGCGATTGGAATAtgcaacgaaaaattgttttgccgGTGGTTGGGGCTGGAAGTGTCTCAGTGACTGGTAGTGAGAAGGAAGAGAATATCCATTTGAAAAGTCAAATTGCTAGGCTAGAATCGGAGGtagcaacaataaaaaatttaatgataatGAATACCAGTGGCGTAGCAACGGCACAGTAA